From Pseudoalteromonas piratica:
ACGGCCTCAATTGATCAATCAAAAGCCTTAGTATGTCATTTGATTGCAGAAATTGATCGTTTAATTAGTGAACAGCTTTCACAGGTAATGTCGAATCCAAAGTTTCAAGAACTTGAAGCACGTTGGTTAAACTTACATGAGCTTGTTAATTTGCCGGTTAACTATAAAGTAATTAAAGTCCGTATTTTTAATATTTCGTGGCAAGAAATTTCTCAAGATCTTAATATTTCAACCTCGGTCTCCCATTCCCGTCTTTACAATTTAATTGCGAATAAAGAATTTAATACCTTAGGCGGTGAGCCCTATGGTTTAATTGTTGTTGACCACAATATTACGTTAGAGTTTGATTATGAGAATGAGTTCGATGATCTCTACACTCTCGAACTCTTGTCTGCATTGGGTGAAAAGAGTTTGTGCCCAATTATTCTGGATGCGGATGATGGCTTTTTAGGAGCACAAGGGGAGCAGTACCTTGCAGACTTTGAAAAAGTAAGCCGTGTACTGACCGATCATGATTTTGATACTTGGCATCGCTTAAGAGAAAGCGCAAATAGCCACTTTCTAGGTTTGGTGTTTAACAAAGTCGCTATTCGTGAAAGTTATGAATTTTATCCAGCGGGGTTTGTGTTTAACGAGAGTGAAACGCAAACTTACAAATGGGGTAATGCTGCAACTACCTTTTTAAAAAATGTGATTGTTGAATATAATCGCGTGCGTTGGTTTGGTTTTTTAAAATCTCGAAAACTTGATTCATCAGGTGGAAGCTCAATAAAAAATTACGGTTTAAAATCTGCGGTACCACCAAAATTTAAAATCCACTTATCAGCATCTACCGCCGCTTTTTTATCCCAATTAGGGCTCATTCCTATTTTCCACAATCCTTTAAATAATCGATACTTTTTTCAATCTAATAATTCGGTGAAACTAGAGGTAGAGGGAGAAAATCGCTTTCTTATTCAAACTACTCTGATGATTAGCCGCATAGCGCATTATGTGAAATTACAACTAAGGCAAATGATTGGTGCATCAATGGAACCCCATGATTGTGAAAACAGAATCAGTCACTGGTTAGAACAATACTGTTCTAACTCAATTGTGAATGATGAAGTCACATTAGCGGGGATGCCACTGCGCACTGCGAAAGTAACAGTAAATGAAGAACCGGGTTCATTAAAACGCTACAGTTGCCAAATTGATTTAGTACCACAGTATCAATACGACCGTGTGGCAAGTATGGTTAGTCTTTCTACGGCGGTTGAATAAATGTCATTTTTTAGTGCTTTTTACCTCGACCAAGAGGAAGTTAAAACAAATTCGATGGATGAACTTGTGTTGTCAATTCATCACAATATTGGACTTATTTTAAAAACAGAAGCAGCGAGTTTACATCAAGGTGATGGTAGTTTGAGTGACGATTCTAACCTGTGTTTTGGCTTAGAAGATATGGCGCTATTTAGTCGTTTAAACTCAGGGCAACAAATTGCACTTAGAATAAAAACAAAAATCATGCAATTTGAACCGCGATTAGAAGACATTAATGTCAGCTATGTTGATGAGGCGAGCAAGTCTAAATTAACTAATACGCTAAAATTTGAAGTGTCTGCCATGTTAACAGTTAACGGGAAAAAAGAATTATTACAATTTGATACTGATATCAACCTAACAAAAATGACAGTAATGATAGAGAACGATACCAATTATGATTAATCGCATGTTAAAACATTTTGAGGATGAACTTGCGAGTATCAGAAGCGGGTTAGAGGGTTTTCGAAAGCGTTTTAGACGAGAAGCCGAACACATCAATTTAAATGACAAAGGACAAGAAGATCCTAATGTAACACGATTAGTTGACAGTTTTGCTTGGGTGTCAGCTAAAAACGCTATTCAAATTGATTCGTTACGCACAAGGCATATCGAAGAGTTTGCACAGATAGTCTCGCCCAATTTATTTCGCACACTGCCGACTGTTGTAAAAGCGCATTTTAAACCAAATCCAGATGACTTTAATAAACCCGTCTTTCTTGACAAAAAAGTTGAGGTTGAGATTGATGTGATTAATAAAGGTGATGAGAACACACAAGTAACCTTGTGTAATTCTTTACCAATTACCTTTAGCCCAGTTGAGATAAGCTCATTCAAACTTGAACAAACCCCCTTTGAGCATGCGATCCCAGAAAATTTAGACACTAAGCATGCACTTTATTGTTTACGCGTTGCACTTGATCCAATTAGTTTAGAAGTTGATATGAAGCAAGTGCTTTCTCAACCCTTACAATTACATTTTAGTAATGAGTCAATAGGTCGAAATGTTGCGGATATCATTAACCATGCATTGCTCGACGTTGCTATTACAATCGATAATCAAGACCAGTCTGTGTCACTTGGACGTGAAAACTTTAAACCATTGGTAATTGATAATGACTTTATTGTTTCGCCAATCGCAAAACATGAAATTCCTATTTATTTCAAACTAAAAGAATACTTTTCTATTCCTGAAAAGCGTCATTTTTTTATTGTGCGCAACCCTTATGACATTGCTGTTGAGCCGGGCCAGAGAGTGTATTTAGACTTTTATTTGAATGAACTTGGCTCCGCTTTAGTGGAAGAAAAGAAACTCGAAGTGAAGATAAATAAGACGTTATTTAGTAATTTATTTCATCAAACTTCTGAGCCAATTCGGGTTAATTACCAAGAACTATCTTATCCAGTTATTGCCGATGCAAGTCAGTCTCATATTCAAGTCTATTCGATTGACCGCGTTTTTCGCATTGGCAATGAGGGTGCTACTGAAATCCCGCCAATTTTAGGTAAAGAAGCAACTGATTTTAATCAACAATTGTATTGGTCTCAAACAACTAAGCTTGGCCGAGGTCGCAATATTAAAGCGCTTTCTGGTCAGGAAGTGAAACACCTTATTTTTCCTCTGAACAAGTCGAGTGATACCTTACAAAATGGTTTTACAGCGTACTCTGAGATTACTTGCTTTGATGCGTTTTTAGCTAATAAGGTCCACGTGGGCAATCAAATTATTGTAAATACGGAAGAAGCGTTAGCTGGCGAATTCACAGTCGGTGGTGTGGCGATTCAACCGAACCTTGTCTCAACGGATGAGCAAAATTATTGGAATATGCTGAAGCTGCTGTCTTTTAATATGTCTCAGTTACTTACTGTTGAGAATGCCAAGGAAAGCTTAAAAGGTTTTTTACGTCTTTTTATAAATACCAATGCAACACATCATGAGTTAAATGTTATTTATGATGTGACTGCAAAAAAGATTAATTCACCTTTTTTACTCGAGGGTAGAATGGTGTTTGTGCCGGGTATGAAAATAGAGATTACACTCGATAATTCAGAGTTGAATGCAGATTACTCTTTGTTTATTGAGTTGTTAAATGATTTCTTCTTAGCACAAACTGCTTTTGATCGCTGCTGCCAGCTTATGGTTTCATACACAAGTTTTAATTGGCCAACCAAAGTGTTTGATGCACAGTTAGGAGAGCGAGTATGCAGCTAAGGCAAAAAGCACTTAACAAAGTAAAATCAACACTGCATTTTAATCGTCTAGCTCGTATTCTTGGTGTTAAGAAGATTAGCTATAAGCAAGACTTATTTTCCAATCAGTATCACGACAAATATATTAAATATACTCAGCTACCTGATAGTCACTTGGTCGTACGCTCCAATCAAGCCTCGTTATTTGGTATCAATGGTGGTTTGCCTAATTTTATTCTTGATTGGTTAAAAGAAGCTTACCTTAAATCGAACCGTGCTTATTTACGATTTATTGCAATTTTTGATGATGTGTTGGTTAAGCAAACAGTCAAGCTCGATACATTTAATTCTATTGTTTACCGTGCCGAGCAATGCGAAACCTTACAGCAGCAAGAAACATTAAAACAAAGCTACTTTAAAGCATTAAGCGAACACTATACTGGTTTAAATATGCTGCCTGCGACATTAATCGTCCGGGCAGAGGGAAACTCCCTTGCTAACTTGAAGCTTTTGCTTGCGTATTATTTTCCATTTGAATTTGCTATTAATTTGAATACATTGGAAAAGAAGCGCATACCCCGAGAGGCGAGGGGGCGACTTGGTCAGTGCAAACTCGGGCAAGGGGCAATAATCGGTGAGTCATTTATGCAGCTTGGGCGAAAGCTGAATATTACTGTAAAGATAGATGATGCAACATTTTTTACTGAACTTGAACAGCAAAGCAGCGCTGCAGTGGATGTTTTATCAACAATTAAATTAATTTGTAACCATTATGTTAATCACGAAGTTGTAGTTAACGTTGAGGCTGAATATACTGGTTCAGAACAATCGTGTTTGGCACTTTCAAAAGATAAGCAACACACGTTATTGCTAGGGGTTAATTCAAACTTAGCGTCTCAACGCGGAACCAGTCAACGAACCGTAAGGGCTCTTTAGAGCTAAAAGGATTTTTATGTCACAAATATCAATTTCAAAGCTCATTTCTTTTTTAGATAATAACTTAAAGAATGCATTAGAGTATGCTGCCGCAGACGCGATGAAAGCACAAGTTGGTGCCATCGAAGTTGAGCACTGGCTTTCAAGTTTATTACAAGGTCGAGATCCAAAGCTTCAGCAGTTTCTTGAATCGCAAAAAGTTGATTTAGCAGCACTAAGCAGTGAATTAGATAAAGCGCTTGCGAGTTTAGAACGCACTCATTCAGGACAACCAACGATTAGCCCTGATGTAATCGAGCTTATTAAGTCTGCTTGGTTAATTGCGTCTGTTGAATTTTCTCATAGCTCAGTTGTTGGTTTACATTTATTACTCGCTCTACTTCAAACCGATCCATTATCCTTAAACAGACATCACTTTAAGTCGTTGGCAAACGTTTCGATTGAAAGTCTAAAAGAATACATAAAATCGTTATCGATCAAAGCAAATAAACCTGCAGCAGGGCAAGCTGCTGAGGTTACTTCCTCAGTGGTTAATGGTGCTTTAGACAAATATACAGTTAATTTAACCCAAGCAGCTAAAAATGGTGAGTTAGACATTGTTTCTGGTCGTTCTGATGAAGTGCGTTTAGCAATCGATATCTTATGCCGTAAACGTCAAAATAATCCGATTTTTGTCGGGGAACCAGGCGTTGGTAAAACAGCAGTTGTTGAAGGGTTAGCGCAGAAAATTGCAAATGATGAGGTACCGCCAGTACTGGCTGGTGTACAAATACATTCGCTTGATTTGGGCCTGCTGCAAGCGGGCGCAAGTGTTAAAGGTGAATTTGAAAATCGCCTTAAGGACGTTATTAACGAAGTTAAAAATTCGGATGTGCCAATTGTCGTTTTTATCGATGAAGCACATACATTAATTGGTGCAGGTGGTGCAGAAGGTCAAAATGATGCGGCCAACTTATTAAAACCTGCGCTGGCGCGCGGAGAGTTTAGAACACTTGCGGCAACCACTTGGGAAGAATACAAAAAATATTTTGAGAAAGATCCTGCACTTACCCGTCGTTTCCAGGTAGTTAAAGTTGAAGAACCTAATGAAACAGATGCATTGCAAATGTTAAGAGGGGTGGCTGAATCTCTGAAAAAGCATCATAACGTATTTATTACTGAGGCAGCGTTAGAAGCCGCAGTAAATTTATCTATTCGCTACCTTCCAAGCAGAAAATTACCTGACAAAGCAATCAGCATTTTAGACACCTCTTGTGCCAGAATTGCACTGACCCAAAGTGCAAAACCAGCTCAGCTAGAGAAAACAGAACAAGCTATTAGGTATCTTGAAAACGAATTAGTCTCGTTAAATAAAGAAAACGATATGTTGGATAATCAATCGCCAACAATCAGTGAAAAGCAAGCTGAAAAAGTAAAATTGGAAGCCGAGCTAGAAACCATTAAAGAGCAATGGGAACAAGAAAAAACGCTTGTGGCTGAGCTTAGTGCGATTCAAAAAGGTGATAAACAAGGGGATTTCCTCGCGTTACTTGAAAAGCTAAAAGCATTGCAGGGTGAGTCACCAATGGTGCATGCAATTGTTGATGAACAAACTATTGCTGAGGTAATTGGTGCTTGGACAGGGATCCCAATTGGTAATTTATTAAAAGATGAAGTTGCAAAATTACTTTCTTTAGAAGATTCACTTCATCAACGTATTATTGGTCAATCACACGCAATGCATGAACTCGCAAAAAGTATTCGAGTGTCGCGCGCTGGACTTACAGATAAACGTAAGCCTGTCGGTGTCTTCCTTATGTGTGGGCCAAGTGGTGTTGGTAAATCGGAAACAGCGTTAACCCTTGCTGATCAATTGTTTGGTGGTGAGCAAGATATGACAGTCATTAACATGACTGAATTTAAAGAAGCACACAAAGTATCTATGTTGCTTGGTTCTCCAGCTGGATACGTGGGCTACGGTAAAGGTGGTGTGCTGACTGAAGCAATTAGACGCAACCCATATTGTGTTTTACTCCTAGATGAAATGGAAAAAGCTCACCCAAGTGTGCACGATATTTTTTATCAAATTTTTGATAAAGGCTGTATCCAAGATAGTGAGGGGCGAAATATTGATTTTCGCAATACCTTAATCATTATGACCTCCAATGCCGCAGATAGTGCAATTGTTGATTATTGTGATGAACAGCAATCAAGGCCCGAATTAATTGAATTAGTTGACCATATTCGTCCCGCACTGCAAGAATATTTTAAGCCAGCATTCCTCGGACGATGCAACATCATTCCTTATTACGCGTTAAATACCGATGAGTTGGCACAAATTGCAGGTATTTCATTAAAGCGTATTGCGCAAAAGCTTGAAGAAACTTATGGTGCATCATTGAGTTATGATCAATCATTTATTGACTATGTGGTTGCTAAGGGGAATGAACCAACGATTGGTGGCCGTGCAATTGAACAAATAATGAATCGCAACCTTATGCCATTATTGGCTGAAAAGTGTATTGAAAGAATTAGCAATGGTGACGCAATTAGCAATGTAACCATTTCGGGTCTTGCCGATGCATCGGACTTCCAACTTACAGTAGAATAAGCCTGAATGAAGAGAGTTTTGATTTCAATGTTTTTGATGTTATTAGCATTATCATCAAAAACATTATTTGGGCAGGAAAAAGTCCGTCTAGCAACGCATCATGCGTTTCCTTATCACTATATTGAAAATGGCACGGTGCAAGGAGACGTAATTCGTCAAATTAAATGTGCTTTTAATCGAATGGAAACAGCTTATCGCGCTGAATTTAGTGATTGGGTTGATGTTGAGTTAAGACTTCGTACTGGTAACTTAGACGCCATTTTTGCAGTCGCGGCAAGTCCATCAAGAAATGAGTTTGGTGAACTTTCTACGCCGTTAGCTTCGAAAAACCTCTATTGGTATTTTACGGGTCCCAAAATAGATATAGCGCAAACAAATCCACTTTATCAAAAGTATAAAGTGGCCGCTGATTTTGGCTCTGATGAATGGCTTGCGCTTAAACGGAGTGGTTACAATGTGCAAAAAAAACCACGTAATGCTCAAGAACTTGTTAAATTGCTTGTGAGCCATGAAGTTGATGCAATTTTATTGGATGAAAAAGAATTCGAATATGAATTAGCAAAACAAAACTTGCAAAGCACTCGGTTTTCGCGCCAATTTTATGGGAAAATGGCGCTTGGGGTTCTATTTTCTAAGGCTTTTTTGAATGAGCATCCAACATTTCTACAGTCATTTAATACTGCATCATCAAATTGTATTGTGCACAATGGAAGGAAATAAGCGATGAACTCTGCAATGTTACAAGTGACAGAGTGCCCAGATGACGTTCGTTTACTTTCCCGTATGGCGATCGTTGGAGAGTCAGGCGTTGCACTTGGGGGATCGATAGAATGTGATCTTATTTTACCGGCTGTTGAACCGAATCAGGACATTAGCACTGTTTATTTTTGTGTCAAACAAGATAAACAACAGAGCTGCTATAAACTAATTATTAAGGTAGAAGGGATCACAGTTAATCAGCGTCCGCAAATCGCAAACTCTTCTGTGACACTTAATGATGGAGATGTAATAGCAGTTCATGGTTATACTCTGCTGTTTTCAAATGATAATACCATCGATGAAGCTCAGAGCCCTGCACCGACTAAGACGACAGAAGAGAGATCCGACTTTTATGACACGGTTTCTGGCGTTGAGTTTGATGCAAGTAATATATTTGCTGATCTTGAAAGTGAATTAGATCAAGTTGCAGAGCAGCACACGCAATCACAAGAAGATGAGTTTGTTGATTATCAGGCTTATCAAGAAGCAGATGTTGCAATACCATCGAGCAATAATACACAGTCAGTTGAAAAAAAATTAGATAAGCTATTAGAAGTATCGCAAAATCCATGGATACAGCAAAAACAATTGCTTATGATGTTAGATGGGATTGTGGATGAATTTATTAAAGAGTTCGATCCAGATATAATTGAAGATATGGTTGGGCCGCCGTCGCGTTGGAATAACAAGCAATGGCTTGCGTATAAGAACTATTACCAACGAAAGCAAAGGGAAGGCCACTTTAAACGACAATTTAAAGCGCTGTTAATCGAATGCATGCAAAAATAATAATTACAATACTATTGCTAACGCTTACCGGCTGTTCAAGTAACGATATATTACAACGTTTCTCGTTACCTGTTCAGTTAAAGCTAGAGACAAATAGTGAACTTAATTGGTCAAATAATACGGCCAATCCTGTTGCTATTCGTCTTTATCAATTAGAAAAGTCAGATCGCTTCTTACAAAGCGACTTTATTACCTTGTTTAACAGTGATAAATCTGTTTTAGCTGAGCAATTAATCGAGCGTCAGAGATGGTATCCTGTCATGCCATCTACCGAAGAGTTTAAAACCATTGAGCTTTTACCAGGTGTTCGTCATTTGGCCGTGCTTGTTGAGTTTTCTGACTATCAAAATAGTGCCGCGACGGCGTTGATCACATTGCCTGAAGATATATCTAAAGAAACTGTTCTATGGTTGGGTATTCAAGGCACTAATGTAACCTTCAATGTAATATCAGAGCCGAGTTGGTGGGATAGTCTGTTCAGTTGGGGATCATAAAAGTGAATAATAAAATTGTATGGCGTGAAGGAACATTTCTCTATCCACAACATTTTCAACAAATGGATAGCCATTTAGAAGGGGTTGTTCAAGATTACAGCCGTTTGACGACGGCAGAGTTTTCTCCGCATTGTGGGTTAACCCGCTTAAAAATAAATGATGCATTGTTAAAACTAGGTCAGTTTTCAATTCAAGCCTGTGAAGGCATTTTACCTGACGGGCAATATTTTAAACTAGCGAGTGAGATTGCCTTGGAGATCCCAGAGGGGGTCATCGACCAAATGATTTATCTCACAGTGCCAATTATGCTGATCGGCAATGATAGCTTTAATAATCAA
This genomic window contains:
- a CDS encoding type VI secretion system contractile sheath domain-containing protein, translating into MLPSNQTASIDQSKALVCHLIAEIDRLISEQLSQVMSNPKFQELEARWLNLHELVNLPVNYKVIKVRIFNISWQEISQDLNISTSVSHSRLYNLIANKEFNTLGGEPYGLIVVDHNITLEFDYENEFDDLYTLELLSALGEKSLCPIILDADDGFLGAQGEQYLADFEKVSRVLTDHDFDTWHRLRESANSHFLGLVFNKVAIRESYEFYPAGFVFNESETQTYKWGNAATTFLKNVIVEYNRVRWFGFLKSRKLDSSGGSSIKNYGLKSAVPPKFKIHLSASTAAFLSQLGLIPIFHNPLNNRYFFQSNNSVKLEVEGENRFLIQTTLMISRIAHYVKLQLRQMIGASMEPHDCENRISHWLEQYCSNSIVNDEVTLAGMPLRTAKVTVNEEPGSLKRYSCQIDLVPQYQYDRVASMVSLSTAVE
- the tssE gene encoding type VI secretion system baseplate subunit TssE, whose amino-acid sequence is MSFFSAFYLDQEEVKTNSMDELVLSIHHNIGLILKTEAASLHQGDGSLSDDSNLCFGLEDMALFSRLNSGQQIALRIKTKIMQFEPRLEDINVSYVDEASKSKLTNTLKFEVSAMLTVNGKKELLQFDTDINLTKMTVMIENDTNYD
- a CDS encoding type VI secretion system baseplate subunit TssF, with translation MLKHFEDELASIRSGLEGFRKRFRREAEHINLNDKGQEDPNVTRLVDSFAWVSAKNAIQIDSLRTRHIEEFAQIVSPNLFRTLPTVVKAHFKPNPDDFNKPVFLDKKVEVEIDVINKGDENTQVTLCNSLPITFSPVEISSFKLEQTPFEHAIPENLDTKHALYCLRVALDPISLEVDMKQVLSQPLQLHFSNESIGRNVADIINHALLDVAITIDNQDQSVSLGRENFKPLVIDNDFIVSPIAKHEIPIYFKLKEYFSIPEKRHFFIVRNPYDIAVEPGQRVYLDFYLNELGSALVEEKKLEVKINKTLFSNLFHQTSEPIRVNYQELSYPVIADASQSHIQVYSIDRVFRIGNEGATEIPPILGKEATDFNQQLYWSQTTKLGRGRNIKALSGQEVKHLIFPLNKSSDTLQNGFTAYSEITCFDAFLANKVHVGNQIIVNTEEALAGEFTVGGVAIQPNLVSTDEQNYWNMLKLLSFNMSQLLTVENAKESLKGFLRLFINTNATHHELNVIYDVTAKKINSPFLLEGRMVFVPGMKIEITLDNSELNADYSLFIELLNDFFLAQTAFDRCCQLMVSYTSFNWPTKVFDAQLGERVCS
- a CDS encoding type VI secretion system baseplate subunit TssG, which codes for MQLRQKALNKVKSTLHFNRLARILGVKKISYKQDLFSNQYHDKYIKYTQLPDSHLVVRSNQASLFGINGGLPNFILDWLKEAYLKSNRAYLRFIAIFDDVLVKQTVKLDTFNSIVYRAEQCETLQQQETLKQSYFKALSEHYTGLNMLPATLIVRAEGNSLANLKLLLAYYFPFEFAINLNTLEKKRIPREARGRLGQCKLGQGAIIGESFMQLGRKLNITVKIDDATFFTELEQQSSAAVDVLSTIKLICNHYVNHEVVVNVEAEYTGSEQSCLALSKDKQHTLLLGVNSNLASQRGTSQRTVRAL
- the tssH gene encoding type VI secretion system ATPase TssH — encoded protein: MSQISISKLISFLDNNLKNALEYAAADAMKAQVGAIEVEHWLSSLLQGRDPKLQQFLESQKVDLAALSSELDKALASLERTHSGQPTISPDVIELIKSAWLIASVEFSHSSVVGLHLLLALLQTDPLSLNRHHFKSLANVSIESLKEYIKSLSIKANKPAAGQAAEVTSSVVNGALDKYTVNLTQAAKNGELDIVSGRSDEVRLAIDILCRKRQNNPIFVGEPGVGKTAVVEGLAQKIANDEVPPVLAGVQIHSLDLGLLQAGASVKGEFENRLKDVINEVKNSDVPIVVFIDEAHTLIGAGGAEGQNDAANLLKPALARGEFRTLAATTWEEYKKYFEKDPALTRRFQVVKVEEPNETDALQMLRGVAESLKKHHNVFITEAALEAAVNLSIRYLPSRKLPDKAISILDTSCARIALTQSAKPAQLEKTEQAIRYLENELVSLNKENDMLDNQSPTISEKQAEKVKLEAELETIKEQWEQEKTLVAELSAIQKGDKQGDFLALLEKLKALQGESPMVHAIVDEQTIAEVIGAWTGIPIGNLLKDEVAKLLSLEDSLHQRIIGQSHAMHELAKSIRVSRAGLTDKRKPVGVFLMCGPSGVGKSETALTLADQLFGGEQDMTVINMTEFKEAHKVSMLLGSPAGYVGYGKGGVLTEAIRRNPYCVLLLDEMEKAHPSVHDIFYQIFDKGCIQDSEGRNIDFRNTLIIMTSNAADSAIVDYCDEQQSRPELIELVDHIRPALQEYFKPAFLGRCNIIPYYALNTDELAQIAGISLKRIAQKLEETYGASLSYDQSFIDYVVAKGNEPTIGGRAIEQIMNRNLMPLLAEKCIERISNGDAISNVTISGLADASDFQLTVE
- a CDS encoding substrate-binding periplasmic protein; the protein is MKRVLISMFLMLLALSSKTLFGQEKVRLATHHAFPYHYIENGTVQGDVIRQIKCAFNRMETAYRAEFSDWVDVELRLRTGNLDAIFAVAASPSRNEFGELSTPLASKNLYWYFTGPKIDIAQTNPLYQKYKVAADFGSDEWLALKRSGYNVQKKPRNAQELVKLLVSHEVDAILLDEKEFEYELAKQNLQSTRFSRQFYGKMALGVLFSKAFLNEHPTFLQSFNTASSNCIVHNGRK
- a CDS encoding FHA domain-containing protein, giving the protein MNSAMLQVTECPDDVRLLSRMAIVGESGVALGGSIECDLILPAVEPNQDISTVYFCVKQDKQQSCYKLIIKVEGITVNQRPQIANSSVTLNDGDVIAVHGYTLLFSNDNTIDEAQSPAPTKTTEERSDFYDTVSGVEFDASNIFADLESELDQVAEQHTQSQEDEFVDYQAYQEADVAIPSSNNTQSVEKKLDKLLEVSQNPWIQQKQLLMMLDGIVDEFIKEFDPDIIEDMVGPPSRWNNKQWLAYKNYYQRKQREGHFKRQFKALLIECMQK
- the tssJ gene encoding type VI secretion system lipoprotein TssJ, translating into MHAKIIITILLLTLTGCSSNDILQRFSLPVQLKLETNSELNWSNNTANPVAIRLYQLEKSDRFLQSDFITLFNSDKSVLAEQLIERQRWYPVMPSTEEFKTIELLPGVRHLAVLVEFSDYQNSAATALITLPEDISKETVLWLGIQGTNVTFNVISEPSWWDSLFSWGS